From Paraburkholderia sabiae, a single genomic window includes:
- a CDS encoding phosphonate utilization associated transcriptional regulator — MNDNSSLPHAFELLRRQSLAMLVQESLHRSILSGEFAPGEKLNEADIATRLNVSRGPVREAFRALEASGLLKTEKNRGVMVRVVSLREAEEIYEVRAMLDESVARKLANHMPPDTLATLKGIVAEMKAAKKTRDSARYTELNMQLHDAMIAGVGNQHLIATYRQLVLQLGLLRQAAIETDHSALSESIVEHEEIVNALASGDEERAVSLVREHVAHGIARMRRAHEQWIEAGPANGASVTEA; from the coding sequence ATGAACGACAACAGCAGCCTGCCGCATGCTTTCGAACTCCTTCGACGTCAATCGCTCGCCATGCTCGTGCAGGAGAGTCTTCACCGCAGCATCCTGTCGGGCGAGTTCGCGCCCGGCGAAAAGCTCAATGAAGCCGATATCGCCACGCGTCTGAACGTATCGCGTGGTCCCGTGCGCGAAGCGTTTCGCGCGCTGGAAGCATCGGGGCTGCTGAAGACGGAAAAGAATCGCGGCGTAATGGTGCGCGTCGTTTCGCTGCGAGAAGCGGAAGAGATCTACGAAGTGCGGGCGATGCTTGACGAATCGGTCGCACGAAAGCTCGCCAATCACATGCCGCCCGATACGCTTGCCACGCTCAAGGGCATCGTCGCAGAGATGAAGGCCGCGAAGAAAACCCGCGATTCAGCACGCTATACGGAACTGAACATGCAACTGCACGACGCGATGATTGCAGGCGTCGGCAATCAGCATCTCATCGCGACGTACCGTCAGCTCGTGCTGCAACTCGGATTGCTGCGCCAGGCGGCGATCGAAACGGATCACAGCGCGTTGAGCGAATCCATCGTTGAACACGAAGAGATCGTGAACGCGCTCGCAAGCGGCGATGAAGAGCGCGCGGTCTCGCTGGTGCGCGAGCATGTCGCGCACGGTATCGCGAGAATGCGGCGCGCGCATGAGCAATGGATCGAAGCGGGCCCAGCCAACGGCGCATCCGTCACAGAGGCATGA
- a CDS encoding cytochrome b/b6 domain-containing protein gives MDTLKASLTPAHESVQRNSPIHPLWLRITHWLNALAALVMMFSGWRIYDASPVFKDIVIPPSITLGGWLGGALQWHFAAMWLLVFNGIVYLALNIASGRFFAKFFPVSPRAVLHDFIAAASGKLSHADLRQYNAVQKLAYLVVIVDLIVLVLSGLAIWKSVQFPLLRELMGGYDNARIVHFCAMAVMAAFVVVHVAMVALVPRSLLTMLRGR, from the coding sequence ATGGACACGTTAAAAGCGTCACTTACTCCAGCGCACGAAAGCGTTCAGCGCAATTCGCCGATTCATCCGTTGTGGTTGCGCATCACGCATTGGCTCAATGCGCTGGCGGCGCTCGTGATGATGTTCTCGGGCTGGCGCATTTATGACGCGTCGCCGGTTTTCAAGGACATCGTCATTCCGCCGTCGATCACGCTCGGCGGCTGGCTCGGCGGCGCGCTGCAATGGCATTTCGCAGCGATGTGGCTGCTGGTGTTCAACGGCATCGTGTACCTCGCGCTCAACATCGCGAGCGGACGTTTCTTTGCGAAGTTCTTTCCGGTTTCGCCGCGCGCCGTGCTGCACGACTTCATCGCCGCAGCGAGCGGCAAGCTCTCTCATGCGGATCTGCGCCAGTACAACGCGGTGCAGAAGCTCGCGTATCTCGTCGTGATCGTCGATCTCATCGTGCTCGTGCTGTCGGGTCTCGCGATCTGGAAGTCGGTGCAGTTTCCGCTGCTGCGCGAACTGATGGGCGGCTACGACAACGCGCGCATCGTTCATTTCTGCGCGATGGCGGTGATGGCGGCGTTCGTCGTCGTGCATGTTGCGATGGTCGCGCTCGTGCCGCGTTCGCTGTTGACCATGTTGCGCGGCCGTTGA
- a CDS encoding NmrA family NAD(P)-binding protein has protein sequence MQQRKYLITGATGKTGMHTIRHLLNDGHAVRALVHREDERSAALRAQGAETVVGNLLEHDDVLRAMDGVTGAYLCYPVMPGFIQATSYFADAAQRAGVEVVVEMSQISAREDSKSHAARDHWIAERVLDWSGVPTVHIRPTFFSEWLVFPWVRDQIVQEGKITLPYGEGRHAPIAGEDQARLIAAVLAKPSGHIGKTYPLLGPVELNQQEIADEVGQVLGRKITYSPSTIEQYRAHLEQYRLPEFLIQHFLAIAIDYQNGIFSGADGVIAEITGQAPQTVSDFVKANRQVFEQ, from the coding sequence ATGCAACAACGCAAATACCTCATTACCGGCGCCACGGGCAAAACCGGCATGCACACCATCCGGCATCTGCTGAACGACGGCCACGCCGTGCGCGCCCTCGTGCATCGCGAAGACGAACGCAGCGCGGCGCTGCGCGCTCAGGGCGCCGAAACCGTCGTCGGCAATCTGCTCGAACACGATGACGTGTTGCGCGCGATGGACGGCGTCACGGGCGCCTATCTGTGCTATCCGGTGATGCCGGGCTTCATCCAGGCCACGTCGTATTTCGCGGATGCGGCACAGCGCGCGGGTGTCGAGGTCGTCGTCGAGATGTCGCAGATTTCTGCCCGCGAAGATTCGAAGAGCCATGCCGCACGCGACCACTGGATCGCGGAACGAGTGCTCGACTGGTCGGGCGTACCGACCGTGCACATTCGTCCGACCTTCTTCTCCGAGTGGCTGGTTTTTCCGTGGGTCCGCGATCAGATCGTGCAGGAAGGCAAGATCACGCTGCCGTACGGCGAAGGACGTCATGCGCCGATCGCAGGCGAGGATCAGGCGCGGCTCATCGCAGCAGTTCTCGCGAAGCCGTCGGGTCATATCGGCAAGACCTATCCGCTGCTCGGACCCGTCGAACTGAATCAGCAGGAAATCGCCGACGAAGTCGGTCAGGTGCTCGGCCGCAAGATTACCTACAGCCCTTCGACTATCGAGCAATACCGCGCTCATCTGGAGCAATACCGTCTGCCGGAGTTTCTGATCCAGCACTTTCTGGCAATCGCCATCGACTATCAGAACGGCATTTTCTCGGGCGCCGACGGTGTGATCGCTGAAATTACCGGGCAAGCACCGCAAACTGTGAGCGACTTCGTGAAAGCGAATCGCCAGGTATTCGAGCAGTAA
- a CDS encoding class I SAM-dependent methyltransferase has translation MRYDAQKVQDFMGRMVEEFGAVASAPLIALGDRLGLYKAMTEQGWMTSEQVAERAGLAERYVREWLAAQAASGFVRYEPESGRYQLDNEMAMCFAEETSPTFIPGFADCAEAMFRSLPKLEAAFRTGLGVGWHQHHPSLFKGTERFFRPGYAAHLVAEWIPALNGVEARLKGRGARVADVGCGHGASTMLMADAYPDATFVGFDYHEPSVQRARELAEETGLSERVTFEVASAQAFPGNDYDLVAFFDCLHDMGDPTGAAAHVLQSLKPDGSWMIVEPFANDRLEDNLNPVGRVFYSASTMICTGASLSQEGRKALGAQAGEARLRDVVTAGGFTRFRRATQTPFNLIFQAQA, from the coding sequence ATGCGATACGACGCACAAAAAGTGCAGGACTTCATGGGGCGCATGGTCGAGGAATTCGGCGCAGTCGCGTCCGCGCCGCTGATCGCGCTCGGCGACCGGCTCGGTCTGTACAAGGCCATGACCGAGCAAGGCTGGATGACTTCGGAGCAGGTTGCCGAACGCGCCGGTCTCGCCGAGCGATATGTGCGCGAATGGCTCGCGGCGCAGGCCGCTTCAGGGTTCGTTCGCTACGAGCCCGAAAGCGGGCGTTATCAACTCGATAACGAAATGGCGATGTGCTTCGCCGAAGAGACGAGCCCGACGTTCATACCGGGCTTCGCCGACTGCGCCGAAGCCATGTTCCGCAGCCTGCCCAAGCTCGAAGCCGCGTTCCGTACGGGGCTGGGCGTCGGATGGCATCAGCATCATCCGTCGCTGTTCAAGGGTACGGAGCGGTTCTTCCGGCCGGGCTATGCGGCGCATCTGGTCGCCGAGTGGATCCCCGCGCTCAACGGCGTCGAAGCGAGACTCAAGGGACGCGGCGCGAGGGTCGCCGATGTCGGCTGCGGGCACGGCGCCTCCACGATGCTGATGGCCGATGCCTATCCCGACGCGACGTTCGTCGGCTTCGACTATCACGAACCGTCCGTGCAGAGAGCGCGTGAACTCGCCGAGGAAACCGGTCTCAGCGAGCGCGTGACGTTCGAAGTGGCGAGCGCGCAAGCATTTCCGGGCAACGACTACGACCTCGTCGCCTTCTTCGATTGCCTTCATGACATGGGCGATCCGACGGGTGCCGCAGCGCATGTGCTGCAGTCGTTGAAGCCCGATGGATCGTGGATGATCGTCGAGCCCTTTGCGAACGACCGGCTCGAAGACAATCTCAATCCTGTCGGACGCGTGTTCTATTCCGCATCGACGATGATCTGCACGGGCGCATCGTTGTCGCAGGAAGGCAGAAAAGCGCTCGGCGCACAGGCGGGCGAAGCGCGGCTCAGGGATGTCGTGACGGCGGGCGGCTTCACGCGTTTCAGGCGCGCGACGCAAACGCCGTTCAACCTGATTTTTCAGGCGCAGGCATAA
- a CDS encoding DUF1109 domain-containing protein, whose protein sequence is MKTDDLIGLLSNQVTRIERGVVARRFVKALVLGGLGSLILMSVVFGVRHDLASVARTTIFWAKMAYPLAIAVGAMLAVMRLGRPGARAGYSWALIALPFVAVWAASMVVLDGTASGERWAVVLGHTWRTCPFNIMLLSLPTFPAVFWAVKSLAPTQLRLAGAVAGLLASSTATIVYCLHCPEMSPAFWSVWYAIGMLVPAGIGAWLGPKLLRW, encoded by the coding sequence ATGAAGACCGACGATCTCATTGGCCTCCTGTCGAATCAGGTGACGCGCATCGAGCGCGGCGTCGTCGCGCGACGCTTTGTCAAGGCGCTCGTGCTCGGCGGCCTCGGCTCGCTGATCCTGATGAGCGTGGTGTTTGGCGTGCGGCACGATCTGGCGAGCGTCGCGCGTACCACGATCTTCTGGGCCAAGATGGCGTATCCGCTGGCGATTGCCGTCGGCGCGATGCTCGCCGTGATGCGGCTCGGCCGTCCGGGCGCGCGCGCCGGCTATTCGTGGGCGCTGATCGCGCTGCCGTTCGTCGCGGTGTGGGCTGCGAGCATGGTCGTGCTCGACGGCACGGCGTCGGGCGAACGATGGGCGGTCGTGCTCGGCCACACCTGGCGCACGTGTCCGTTCAACATCATGCTGCTGTCGCTGCCGACCTTCCCGGCCGTGTTCTGGGCCGTCAAATCGCTCGCGCCGACGCAGCTGCGGCTCGCGGGCGCCGTCGCCGGGCTGCTCGCGAGTTCGACGGCCACCATCGTGTACTGCCTGCACTGTCCGGAGATGAGCCCGGCGTTCTGGAGCGTGTGGTACGCAATCGGCATGCTGGTGCCTGCGGGCATCGGCGCATGGCTGGGGCCGAAGCTGCTGCGCTGGTAA
- a CDS encoding molybdopterin-dependent oxidoreductase, which yields MKNDAKPIVKLDRASILADASRELEMPSRRLFGKRMLTLGGLSLLTGCSITDDDSVNKFLTAVSRLNDRAQAFLFDPNRLAPTYTEAQLTRPFPFNAFYGIDDVPDVNGSDYRLKVSGLVTGQRVWTLPELYALPHAEQITRHICVEGWSAIGRWGGTPFAEFLRRIGADTTAKYVGFRCADDYYESIDMPTALHPQTLLTFEYDGERLPAKYGYPMKLRMPTKLGYKNPKHIVEIFVTNTYPGGYWVDQGYNWFGGS from the coding sequence ATGAAAAACGACGCTAAACCGATCGTCAAACTCGACCGTGCATCGATTCTCGCGGATGCAAGCCGCGAACTGGAGATGCCGTCGCGGCGTCTGTTCGGCAAACGCATGCTGACGTTGGGCGGACTGTCACTGCTCACAGGCTGCTCGATCACCGACGACGACTCGGTCAACAAGTTTCTGACTGCCGTCTCGCGTCTCAACGACCGCGCGCAAGCGTTTCTCTTCGATCCGAACCGGCTCGCGCCGACGTACACGGAAGCACAACTCACGCGGCCGTTTCCGTTCAATGCGTTCTATGGCATCGACGATGTGCCCGATGTGAACGGCAGCGACTATCGCCTGAAAGTGAGCGGCCTCGTGACGGGGCAACGTGTGTGGACGCTGCCCGAACTCTACGCGCTGCCGCACGCGGAGCAGATTACGCGGCATATCTGCGTCGAAGGATGGAGCGCGATCGGGCGCTGGGGCGGCACGCCGTTCGCGGAATTCCTGCGCCGCATCGGCGCGGACACGACGGCGAAGTATGTCGGCTTTCGCTGCGCGGACGACTACTACGAGAGCATCGACATGCCGACCGCGCTGCATCCGCAAACCTTGCTCACGTTCGAATACGACGGCGAGCGTTTGCCCGCGAAATACGGCTATCCGATGAAGCTGCGCATGCCGACGAAGCTCGGCTACAAGAACCCGAAGCACATCGTCGAGATCTTCGTCACCAATACCTATCCGGGCGGTTATTGGGTCGATCAGGGCTACAACTGGTTCGGCGGTTCCTGA
- a CDS encoding MarR family winged helix-turn-helix transcriptional regulator, whose amino-acid sequence MSSSRQAKRDLPAKQDLEAMSVFRYELRKFLRVSEEISNAAGITTLQYQLLLHVRGFEGRQWATVGELAERLQAAPNGTAALVSRCESAGLVARKPDADDRRQVQVHLTPKGERCLLKLAAEHKAHYGSFGWVFGEADE is encoded by the coding sequence ATGAGTTCAAGCAGGCAAGCCAAACGCGATCTTCCAGCCAAACAGGATCTGGAAGCGATGTCGGTATTCCGTTACGAGCTGCGCAAGTTTTTGCGGGTGTCGGAGGAGATCTCCAACGCGGCGGGCATCACGACGCTTCAGTATCAGCTGCTGCTGCACGTGCGCGGGTTCGAGGGGCGGCAGTGGGCCACGGTCGGCGAACTCGCTGAGCGTCTGCAGGCGGCGCCGAACGGTACGGCAGCACTCGTGTCGCGCTGCGAATCGGCGGGGCTCGTCGCGCGCAAGCCCGACGCGGACGATCGCCGTCAGGTGCAGGTGCATCTGACGCCCAAAGGCGAGCGCTGTCTGCTCAAGCTCGCAGCCGAGCACAAGGCGCATTACGGCTCGTTCGGCTGGGTGTTCGGCGAGGCGGACGAATAA
- a CDS encoding chloride channel protein, with translation MRIPLLPDRRTMLRGRRLWLHYGVFWLGAIATGLVAVMYARLIDFGYDAFLRYTAMLWWLPLVLTPAVGALGVWITRRFFPGAEGSGIPQVIATLHEGRDLGPRLLNLRILGGKIAVSFLSILGGFTIGREGPTIHVGASLMFSLRRFYPERLRNIRGAELERKLALAGAAAGLSAAFNAPLAGVVFAIEELTRSFEQRTSGVLITAIIFAGIVSLGLQGNYTYFGTIDIDGHFPDLLAVAVVMLGVVTGVAGGVFCWLLLNTERWMPAKLVAWRKTHPVAFGAACGLFIAVIGVAAGGHTFGSGYAEARGMLEGNSQLGATYPLLKMASMVGSYLPGAPGGLFAPSLAIGAGIGNALHLVFGQMQLPMLIALGMVGYLAAVTQSPITAFVIVIEMINGHALVLSLMATALISSQVSKLFAPPLYEALAQRYIGR, from the coding sequence ATGCGCATTCCCTTACTTCCCGACCGGCGCACGATGCTGCGCGGCCGGCGACTCTGGCTTCACTACGGCGTGTTCTGGCTGGGCGCGATCGCAACCGGCCTGGTCGCCGTCATGTACGCGCGTCTGATCGATTTCGGCTACGACGCGTTCTTGCGCTACACGGCGATGCTCTGGTGGCTGCCGCTCGTGCTCACACCGGCGGTTGGGGCGCTCGGCGTGTGGATTACGCGACGCTTTTTCCCCGGCGCCGAGGGCAGCGGGATTCCTCAAGTGATCGCGACGCTGCACGAAGGGCGCGACCTCGGCCCGCGTCTGCTGAACCTGCGCATTCTGGGCGGCAAGATCGCCGTATCGTTTCTGTCGATTCTGGGCGGCTTCACGATCGGCCGCGAAGGACCGACGATCCACGTCGGCGCGTCGCTGATGTTCAGTCTGCGGCGCTTCTATCCCGAGCGCCTGCGCAACATCCGCGGCGCGGAACTGGAACGCAAGCTGGCGCTGGCGGGCGCGGCCGCGGGGCTTTCCGCAGCGTTCAATGCGCCGCTTGCCGGTGTCGTGTTTGCAATCGAAGAACTGACACGCAGCTTCGAGCAGCGGACCAGCGGCGTGCTGATCACGGCGATCATCTTTGCGGGTATTGTCTCGCTCGGTTTGCAGGGCAATTACACGTACTTCGGCACGATCGATATCGACGGCCACTTTCCGGATCTGCTCGCGGTTGCCGTGGTGATGCTGGGCGTCGTGACGGGCGTGGCGGGCGGCGTTTTCTGCTGGCTGCTGCTGAACACCGAACGCTGGATGCCCGCGAAGCTCGTCGCGTGGAGGAAAACGCATCCGGTAGCGTTCGGCGCGGCGTGCGGCCTGTTCATCGCCGTGATCGGCGTTGCCGCTGGCGGTCATACGTTCGGCAGCGGTTATGCCGAAGCGCGCGGCATGCTCGAAGGCAATTCGCAACTCGGCGCGACGTATCCGCTGCTCAAGATGGCGTCGATGGTCGGCTCATATCTGCCGGGCGCGCCGGGCGGTCTCTTTGCGCCGTCGCTGGCGATCGGCGCGGGAATCGGCAACGCGCTGCATCTCGTGTTCGGGCAGATGCAACTGCCGATGCTCATCGCGCTCGGCATGGTCGGCTATCTCGCGGCCGTCACGCAAAGCCCGATCACTGCGTTCGTCATCGTGATCGAGATGATCAACGGGCACGCGCTGGTGCTGTCGCTGATGGCGACCGCGCTGATCTCGAGCCAGGTGTCGAAGCTGTTTGCTCCGCCGCTGTATGAAGCGTTGGCGCAGCGCTATATCGGCCGCTGA
- a CDS encoding pentapeptide MXKDX repeat protein codes for MKRLMTAVFVATMAMGTTAAFAQASGAMSNDAMSKDAMSHDAMKKDNMSHDGMKKNSKMKKHDAMGMDHPASGAMSQ; via the coding sequence ATGAAACGACTGATGACGGCTGTGTTCGTAGCAACGATGGCGATGGGTACGACGGCTGCTTTTGCGCAGGCGAGCGGCGCGATGTCGAACGATGCGATGAGCAAGGACGCCATGTCCCACGACGCGATGAAGAAAGACAACATGTCGCACGATGGGATGAAGAAGAACAGCAAGATGAAGAAGCACGACGCGATGGGTATGGATCATCCCGCATCGGGCGCGATGTCGCAGTAA
- a CDS encoding TetR/AcrR family transcriptional regulator codes for MRKSKAETADTRRKIVEVAARRFRADGIQATGLADLMADAGLSHGGFYRHFESKDQLVSEACEAGLNAIIHKLDTIAEASAADDAFKAIIDAYVSSAHRDQRAEGCPLAGMGSELARADEQTRAVAARGFDGLVDVLAKRSKRRHRSAAKSEAVVALSAMIGALTMARVIEDPEASAAILQTVREHLTAM; via the coding sequence ATGAGGAAATCGAAAGCGGAAACGGCCGATACGCGCCGCAAGATCGTCGAAGTCGCGGCACGGCGTTTTCGCGCCGACGGCATCCAGGCGACCGGGCTGGCCGATCTGATGGCCGATGCGGGACTGTCGCACGGCGGCTTCTACCGGCATTTCGAGTCCAAGGATCAGCTGGTTTCGGAAGCCTGCGAGGCGGGACTAAACGCGATCATCCACAAGCTCGACACCATTGCCGAAGCCAGCGCGGCAGATGATGCCTTCAAGGCGATCATCGACGCCTACGTGTCCAGTGCGCACCGCGACCAGCGGGCGGAAGGCTGCCCGCTCGCCGGCATGGGCAGCGAGCTTGCCCGGGCCGACGAACAGACGCGCGCCGTCGCGGCACGCGGCTTCGACGGTCTCGTCGACGTGCTCGCGAAGCGATCGAAACGCCGGCATCGTTCGGCGGCGAAATCGGAAGCCGTCGTCGCACTCTCGGCGATGATCGGCGCGCTGACGATGGCGCGTGTCATCGAAGATCCGGAAGCGTCGGCGGCTATTCTGCAAACCGTCAGGGAACACCTCACCGCGATGTAG
- a CDS encoding 2-aminoethylphosphonate--pyruvate transaminase → MNLPRQPILLTPGPLTTSDRTREAMLRDWGSWDGDFNQITARIRRETLRIVHGEETHECVPLQGSGTFSVEAAIGTLVPRDGHVLVPNNGAYCQRIAKICRALGRRHQSIDYAEDTQVKAADIDRALAADPSITHVALVHCETGAGVLNPLHEIAMVVAKHGRSLIVDAMSSFGAIDIDARQTPFDAVVAASGKCLEGVPGMGFVIVRRSVLERCEGNSHSLAMDLYDQWAYMNRTMQWRFTPPTHVVAALDQAIAQYVDEGGLEARGARYARNCRALIDGMAKLGFRTFLDPSIQAPIIVTFHAPDDPAYDFKTFYQEVKRRGYILYPGKLTQIETFRVGCIGHFGEAGIPGAVAAIAETLETMGISQVSPKALA, encoded by the coding sequence TGCTCACTCCCGGCCCGCTCACCACATCCGACCGCACGCGCGAGGCCATGCTGCGCGACTGGGGTTCGTGGGACGGCGATTTCAACCAGATCACCGCGCGCATCCGTCGCGAAACGCTGCGTATCGTGCATGGCGAAGAGACGCACGAATGCGTGCCCTTGCAAGGCAGCGGCACGTTCTCGGTCGAGGCGGCCATCGGCACGCTCGTGCCGCGCGACGGTCACGTGCTGGTGCCGAACAACGGCGCGTATTGCCAGCGTATCGCGAAGATTTGCCGCGCGCTGGGGCGGCGTCATCAGAGCATCGACTATGCGGAAGATACGCAGGTCAAGGCCGCCGACATCGACCGCGCGCTCGCCGCCGATCCATCCATCACGCACGTCGCGCTGGTGCATTGCGAAACGGGCGCGGGCGTGTTGAATCCGCTGCACGAGATTGCGATGGTGGTCGCGAAACATGGCCGCAGCCTGATCGTCGATGCGATGAGTTCGTTCGGCGCGATCGATATCGATGCGCGACAGACGCCGTTCGATGCCGTCGTCGCGGCTTCGGGCAAGTGTCTGGAAGGCGTGCCCGGCATGGGCTTCGTGATCGTGCGTCGCAGCGTGCTCGAACGCTGCGAAGGCAACAGCCATTCGCTCGCGATGGATCTGTACGACCAGTGGGCCTACATGAATCGCACGATGCAATGGCGCTTCACGCCGCCCACGCATGTCGTCGCCGCGCTCGATCAGGCCATTGCGCAGTATGTCGACGAGGGCGGCCTCGAAGCGCGCGGCGCACGCTATGCGCGCAACTGCCGCGCGTTGATCGACGGCATGGCGAAGCTCGGTTTCAGGACGTTCCTCGATCCGTCGATTCAGGCGCCCATCATCGTGACCTTCCATGCACCGGACGATCCTGCGTACGACTTCAAGACCTTCTATCAGGAGGTGAAACGGCGCGGCTACATCCTGTATCCGGGCAAGCTGACGCAGATCGAAACGTTCCGCGTCGGATGCATCGGGCACTTCGGCGAGGCGGGCATTCCCGGCGCTGTTGCAGCGATTGCCGAGACGCTGGAAACGATGGGGATTTCGCAGGTATCGCCGAAAGCGCTGGCCTGA
- a CDS encoding permease, with translation MVTLLHPAAHALWMTVVMIWQLFWGLSLGFLLSAIIENVVSRKRMSALLPDASPRSIALASLFGAASSSCSYAAVAMARSAVRKGADFTSSITFQFAATNLVLELAILMGTLIGWPFTAAEAAGGIVMIVMVAVLFKLFLPDTLKHAAVEQAKRGVAGRMEGHAAMSMDATEGNARTRLLSREGWIAISHSYVMTWSMLWKDIGVGVLVAGALSAWVPDSFWQRFFLSGHPLLSALWGAFAGPLIALASFTCSVGNIPLAGVLWRGGISFGGVASFIFGDLIILPILNIYRKYYGARMSAFMFVAFYAAMVVAGLAVEGVFTAAGWVPARPSGGSAAHAAGQSIALNYTSVLDIVFGLVFVTLLGVFLRTGGPDMMRMMNGDPHHARQPDSPH, from the coding sequence ATGGTGACGCTTCTCCACCCCGCCGCCCACGCGCTGTGGATGACGGTCGTGATGATCTGGCAGCTCTTCTGGGGCTTGAGCCTCGGCTTCCTGCTCTCCGCGATCATCGAAAACGTCGTCTCGCGCAAGCGCATGTCCGCGCTGCTGCCGGATGCATCGCCGCGTTCTATTGCGCTCGCCAGCCTGTTCGGCGCCGCTTCGTCGTCGTGCTCGTACGCTGCCGTCGCGATGGCACGCTCGGCCGTTCGCAAGGGCGCCGACTTCACGTCGTCGATCACATTCCAGTTCGCTGCCACCAATCTCGTGCTCGAACTGGCGATCCTGATGGGCACGCTGATCGGCTGGCCGTTCACGGCCGCGGAAGCCGCAGGCGGCATCGTGATGATCGTGATGGTCGCGGTGCTATTCAAGCTGTTCCTGCCGGACACGCTGAAGCATGCCGCCGTCGAGCAGGCAAAACGCGGCGTCGCCGGTCGCATGGAGGGCCACGCGGCGATGTCGATGGACGCAACCGAAGGTAATGCGCGCACACGCCTCCTCTCTCGCGAAGGCTGGATCGCGATCAGTCACAGCTATGTGATGACCTGGTCGATGCTGTGGAAAGACATCGGCGTCGGCGTGCTGGTCGCGGGCGCGCTCTCGGCGTGGGTGCCCGACAGCTTCTGGCAACGCTTCTTCCTGTCGGGCCATCCGCTGCTGTCGGCGCTGTGGGGCGCATTCGCCGGTCCGCTGATCGCGCTCGCGTCGTTCACCTGCTCGGTCGGCAACATTCCGCTCGCGGGCGTGCTCTGGCGCGGCGGCATCAGCTTCGGCGGCGTCGCATCGTTCATCTTCGGCGATCTGATCATCCTGCCCATTCTCAACATCTACCGGAAGTACTACGGCGCGCGGATGAGCGCGTTCATGTTCGTCGCGTTCTACGCTGCGATGGTCGTGGCGGGACTGGCGGTCGAAGGCGTGTTCACGGCTGCGGGATGGGTGCCCGCGCGACCATCGGGCGGATCGGCCGCACACGCCGCCGGACAATCGATCGCGCTCAACTACACATCCGTGCTCGATATCGTCTTCGGACTCGTGTTTGTCACACTTCTCGGCGTGTTTCTGCGCACAGGAGGTCCGGACATGATGCGCATGATGAACGGCGATCCACACCATGCCCGGCAACCAGACTCGCCTCACTAA
- a CDS encoding sigma-70 family RNA polymerase sigma factor, whose protein sequence is MQEAESRLKALFVRGLDGDADAYRSFLQALTRHLRAFLRRRIPNYRDDVEDLVQEILLAVHNARHTYRPDEPLTAWLHAIARYKLMDFFRSRARRESLNDPLDDHTDLLADTDDEPSQARHDIGKLLEHLPDKQRLPIVHMKLEGLSVTETARLTGLSESAVKVGVHRGLKALATLIRGLR, encoded by the coding sequence TTGCAAGAAGCGGAAAGCCGCCTGAAAGCGTTATTCGTTCGCGGTCTCGACGGCGATGCCGACGCTTATCGAAGCTTTCTGCAAGCGCTCACGCGGCATCTGCGCGCGTTTCTGCGCAGACGCATCCCGAACTATCGCGACGATGTCGAAGACCTCGTTCAGGAGATCCTGCTCGCTGTGCACAACGCGCGTCACACCTATCGTCCCGACGAACCGCTGACGGCATGGCTGCACGCGATCGCCCGCTACAAGCTGATGGATTTTTTCCGCTCGCGTGCGCGCCGCGAGTCCCTCAATGATCCGCTCGACGACCACACCGATCTGCTCGCCGACACCGACGACGAACCCTCGCAGGCGCGTCACGATATCGGCAAGCTGCTCGAACATCTGCCCGACAAGCAGCGGCTGCCCATCGTTCATATGAAGCTCGAAGGGTTGTCGGTCACGGAGACGGCTCGTCTCACGGGACTGTCCGAATCGGCCGTGAAGGTCGGCGTGCATCGGGGTCTCAAGGCGCTGGCGACGCTCATCCGGGGGCTGCGATGA